One Aegilops tauschii subsp. strangulata cultivar AL8/78 chromosome 2, Aet v6.0, whole genome shotgun sequence genomic window, ATATTTTTGtcctgttgcaacgcacgggcacatttaCTAGTAAAGAGAAACTCATGTGCTACTTCCTACCACTACAGAGTCATACGCATATACTGGCAGAAATAACTAACTTGATTCAGATAGATTTGAAAATTGAGAAGCAATGGTCTGGACTTAGATGTAGTAATTCATTTAATATATTTCTTATTCTGGCAAGTTCACGCATTATGCATTGACTATTGCAGTGGAAACAAGGACCATTTAATTCAACTTCTAAAATCTACTGAAAACTAAGACTGTGCTGTTTAAAATCAAACATCAACATATAGTGCCTTTGCAGTTGAAGATAATGATAATGGTATAGCCACAGGGAGCAAAGCCACTCACCCATTCAGCTGGGCAAAGAGATCGGTAGTACTTGGCAAATTTCTCACATTCAGCAGCTTCATCCCCCTTGGCACTCACACACCTAGTTTCATGAAAGTTCAAATAGTTAAGAAATGTTGACCATATTTAACGCATGTAAGTTGTAAAGTTATTGCACCATATATACCTGTGGAACTCAACATAGCGAGTAAAACAATGCCTAGTTTGGTTGGTTGTAGGAAAGCGGAAGTCAGCAGGTGCTGTTTTAATCTcaatctggtaaacaagcaaaaTAATATCGGTAAGCTCGGGACGGAGAATGGAGAACAGAAATAAAAGTAACCAATGATAGCCGATGAGACAACATTTTTGGAAGATGGTTACAAGGTTCAAAATGACAGAAACTTAAAAAAAGGTTATTGGTGAAACTTCCCAACAAACAGTAACCATCGCGGTGAAGTTCTCTAGAGTGAAACATGGATAAAGTTTCCAGCAAACTATCTTGCAGTTCAAGTCAGATGGTGGCATGTATAAGTAAACGGTACATCTGAATCCGGTACATGCGGTGGCGGTAGAATCTTTTTGTAAACACCACTCTCGTTGTACCGCAGATAACAGGAGAACGAGAACCAGACCAATCCAACGAATCTCCTAAACATTAAGCATCCAATGCCCATCACATATAACACTCATCTGCTGTTTTTAAAACAGGATGACAATGAAATACAGCCCAATCAGGCAGGTTCTGAGTCTATTGTCCCTAATACACCCGACAACCAGTAACCGTTGCGTGGCGGTGGAGTTTTCCTAAAGTAAAACATGGATAAAGTTTACAGCAAACATATCTTGCAGTTCAGTCTGATGGTGGCATGTATATATAAGTAAAATGGCACATCCGGATTCGGTACATGCGGTGGTGGTAGAATGTTTTATCTACATACTACTCTCGTTGTACCGCAGATAACAGGAGAACAATAACCAGACCAATCCAACGAATCTCCTAAACACTAAACATCCAATGGCCATCACATTGACATATAACATTCATCTGCTATCTTTAAAACAGCCTAACACTGAAAAACACCGCCGGAGCAGGTGGGTTCTGACTTCTGAGTCTATCGTCCCTAATTCAACGCTGATGACGCACACCGATCACATTACAGAACCAGACAATCCTGAGAATTCACCTTATGTTCAAAAAAAGATCTTGGGAATTCAACGTTCCCACTATTGATCTAGTACGATATACGATCTACCAGGAAAAATCCGTAAATTCCCCAATACAGCAAGACGCTAATCGCGCGAAATGGAACGAAGCCAGCCCCACCAATCACCCAGAACGAACATAATGCGAAATAGAAGAACCTAGGGTCCATGAAGAACACATCTATCGCGACACACATCACGCGCAGATAGGCGCCCCACGGCGCAGATCCACGCGACAAAGAGACAACTCTAACCACGGTGAGATCGAAGAAATGAATGCACCCTACGCTATGTTCCGGGGTGAGACTACAGAAGATTCGTCCGGGAGGGAGAAAGAGATCCTGGAAGGTTCTCTCACCTCGGCCATCTCGTCGGCTGGGAGGAAGCTGGAGATCGGAGGCGAGGATGGAATCGCGGCGTCGCGGAGCGGACAGACGGGGGCTCGACGGGAAAGGGGAAGAAGGAGGAGTGACGGGGCCTGGTCAAGGTCGAGCTTAATATTCGGAGCTGGCCCGTGGTTGTTGTGGGCTGTATGGGCCTAGACAGGCTCGAATGTCCATCGACTTGTCAGACCTTTCCTTTTCCTTTTGCAAAAAGTAAAAAAATCAGACATTTCCTTTTTTTTcgctcaaaaaaaaaaatcagacCCTTTCCCCCCTCCAAAACCAGGTGGTTCTACTGCTAAGTCTCGCACGTTACAAAGGTCACTTCCATCTTCGCCCACTACCCGTGCAACACTTGTCGCAAACAAATTATTTTGCACGGATTTTTTCCCACGCACGGGGTGTTAAACATAGGATTTGTGGGAACTGGCTCAACCCTCTAGGGGTGGCCTATCACATATATTTATAAGGTTACACAATATACAGATTACACAATTGGGCTACGTTACAAAatctaacaccctccctcaatctcAACTCACTCCTGATGCATCTAGGAGGTTGAGATTGCGCCTACAGACCTCGAACATGAGAGAAGGTAGAGGCTTGGTGAAGATGTTGGCAAGTTGATCCTTCGAGGAGATAAACTTGATCTGTAGTAGCTTCTGTGCAACACGTTCCCTCACAAAATGATAGTCAATTTCAATGCGTTTGGTTCGTGCATGGAACACCGGGTTTGTCGAAAGAAACGTAGCACCGATGTTGTCACACCAAAGAACTGGAGGATGTGACTGGGAGATTCCCAGCTCTCGAAGTAAAGACTCGATCGAGATAAGCTCAGCAGTCGCATTGGCAACTACTTTGTACTCGGTTTCTGTGCTGCTGCGAGAAACAGTGGCTTGCTTGCGTGCACTCCAGGCGATCAAATTAGGACCCAAAAATACAACATATCCCCCATGGATCGCCTGTCATCCGGACACCCAGCCCAATCAGCATCTGAAAACGCAGATAGAACGACAGAGGAACTGGGTCGCAGATGAAGACCATAGGAGACAGTGAGACGCACATAACGAAGAATGAGCTTCACAGCAGACCAGTGCACATCAGTAGGTGAATGAAGATACTGGCATACCCTGTTAACCGCAAAAGAAAGATCAGGGCGTGTGATCGTCAGATACTGCAAGCCACCAACAATACTCCGATACTCCGGTGCATCCGCAGGAGACAGAAGCGTACCAGCAGTAGCTGAGAGCTTGTCAGTGGAGGACATTGGTGTGGGGATGGCTTACACTTGAGCATACCAGCGCGGCGCAAGAGGTCAAGGGAGTACTTCTTCTGGGTGAGAGCTAAGCTGCCGCGAGACTGATGCGCAACTTCAATACCCAGGAAGAAGTGGAGCCGTCCCAAATCCTTAACCGCGAAATCTCTGCCAAGTGCAGTCACAAGAGAGTCAGCAGCCGTTGCAGAGGAGCTGACCAGAATGATATCATCCGCGTACACAAGCAAATATACAGTCACACTGGGGCGCTGAAATAAGAACAGCGAGCTGTCAGCTGTCTACGGAACGAAGCCATGAGTACGAAGGGCCGAAGCAAGGCAAGCATGCCAGGCACGGGGCGCCTGCTTCAGTTCATAAAGAGCCTTCGTCAGACGACAGAGATGATGAGGCCGAGCGTGATCAACAAACCCTGGTGGCTGCCGCATGTAAACCTCCTCTTTAAGCAGCCCATGCAGAAAAGCATTCTGCACATCGAGCTGTCGAAGAGACCAACCATGAGAGACTGCAAGAGACAGGAGAAGCCGAATAGTAGTAGGTTTAACAACGGGGTTGAATGTGTCCTCATAGTCCAGACCCTGACGCTGTTTAAACCCCTTGGCCACAAGACACGCCTTGTAGCGCTCAATAGATCCATCTGCATGTCTCTTGACTTTGAAAACCCACTTCGAATCAATGATGTTGACGCGAGGTGGAGGAGGAACCAGTGTCCAGATCTCATTATGCATAAGAGCGTGGTACTCTTCCTCCATAGCAGCCCTCCAGTGAGGAATACTCATAGCGGCCTCATGACTGCGTGGTTCAGCGATGGGATCTGCAACAGCATGAGCAAGGCAAGCAGCCAGGTATGTGACAGTTCCATCATGACGCTGTTTGGGAAGAACAATACCGCTACGGCTGCGAGTGTGCGGACGTTGCGGTGCAACGATGACAGGAGCAGGCGGCACCGATCCTTGAGGCGTCGGTGAAGGAGGATCGGGCGACGGGGGCCCAGGCGAGGCGACGAGAGGCTCAGCCGACCCTGGTGAGAGGAGTGGCAAAGACGTACAGGCGGGCGACGTAGGCGATGACGGAGGCGAAGCCGGGCATGGAGACGGTGATGAGGACCGCTCGAGCCTCTCGGGTGAGGCCATCGGTGACGTGGGCCGCGCAGAAGCAGACGTGACGAAGGCCGACCCAGGTACGGAGGCCATCGCAGGCGCCGGCCCAGTTGCATGGGCATGCGTGGTTCCAGAGGCGGGGTCGAAGGCGGGAGGCGGTGCATGTGCGTGCACCGGCCGATCGACGTGCGTCTCAGGAGATGCATCAGGGAGTAGTTCCAAGCGAGCACCGCGTCCAATTCCTGCACCATGATTAGGTAACAACACAGGCGAATATGCAACATCTTCAAATTGGCCAAGCATAATAGGAGATGAATGCATAGATGGAGGTGTGGTGGGTTGCTGCGGCATGGAGGAGAAGGGGAAGACGTTCTCATCAAAGACAACATCACGGGATATGTAGACACGATTTGTTGGCACATGAAGGCACTTGTAGACTTTATGGAGAGAACTATAACCCAGGAACACACATTTTTTCGACCGAAATTCAAGCTTTCTATGATTATCTGGACGAAGATGAGGCCAACAGGCACACCCGAACACCTTAAAGAAGGTATAGTCAGGAGTTTCATGTAAAAGAAGCTCAATAGGAGTTTTCATATTCAGAACACGCGTAGGTAGTCTGTTAATAAGAAAACACGCAGTAGCAAAGGCATCACTCCAAAAGCGAAACGGTACGGAGGCGTGAGCCAGGAGTGTGAGTCCGGTCTCAACTACATGTCGATGTTTGCGCTCAACAACGCCATTCTGCTGATGTGTGTGAGGACATGATAAACGATGAGAGATCCCAAGCTTATTAAAGAAAGTGTTGAGGTTGCgatattcacccccccccccaatcGGACTGAACATGAATAATTTTATGCTTGAGAAGACGTTCAACATGCACTTGAAACTGAATGAATATATCAAACACATCAGATTTGCGCTTAAGAAGATAAAGCCAGGTAAAGCGACTATAGGCATCAATAAAGCTAACATAGTAGTTGTGACCACTGACAGATGTTTGTGCGGGACCCCACACATCGGAAACACAGAAGCTCAAGAGGACTCGTTACTTCCCGAGTAGAGGAGATAAATGGTAACTGATGACTCTTGCCTTGTTGACAGGCATCACACACGGACATCTCCTTATTGCTAGACTCGATAGGCAGCTCGTGACGGTGAAGTATATGGCGAACTATGGGAGTGGCGGGGTGACCAAGGCGAGAGTGCCACTGGGATGGCGACACACGAACACCGCTGAAGACGCGCGGGGCGAATGGATCCTCCAAGCGGTATAAGCCATGGCTCAGGCGGCCGCTAAGCAGAATTTCCCGGGTGGCTCGGTCCTTGACAAAAAGATCAAACGGGTGAAATTCACATAGGACATTGTTATCAAGAGTGAGTTTTGGAACAAATAACGAATTAAGAGTCACCGAGGGGACCCGTAAAATATTACGAAGATGAAGCTGCCTAGATGGATGACTAGTTAAGAGAGATGCTTGACCAATGTGAGAGATGGGCATACCTACACCGTTGGCGGTGTGAACCTTGTCGTGACCATAGTAGGGCTGGTGAGTGGACAGCTTGGCGAGCTCGTTCGTCATATGATTCGTGGCGCCGGTGTCCATATACCATCCAGGATCAATCGGGTATGACGGCGTAAAACCTTGTTCGACGTGTGTGTCCTTACCCTTGGCGGCAACATGGGCAGCAGGAGGGCCAAAAATCTGCCATGGCAAATTGGCGCTCATTGCCTTTGCCATCATCACCGATGCCGAGGAAGCTCCGCTGAAATCGTTTGTGGAACTTGGAGGCGAGGTGCCTCTCACGGCCGCAAAGCTGGCACCGCACGGGGCCCCCGCCCGAGGTTGGCGCAGGGGGGTGGCAACCCGGGCAGGCGAAGAGGGCGCAGGTGGGCGCTGGCCACGCGAGGCCCAAAAAGCCGTTGGCTGGTCGGCGATGGTGGTGACGGACCGGCGAGCTTCGATGCGTTGCTCAGTGAAGAGCAGACGGGAGAAGAGCTCATGCGGAGGAAGCGGCGGCTTGGCGTTGTGGACGGCCTCGGCAAGGTTGTCGTACTCGGCATCGAGACCCTTGATAACGTAGCTGGCGAACTCCTCATCACTCAGCGGTCGACCAATAGAGGTCAGTGTGTCCGCCAAGACCTTGATTTTGTTGAAGTATGTTATGGCAGATGAGTCCAGTTTCTTGATGTCATCGAGCTTGCTGCGAAGAGCCATCGAGTGGGCGGTGGAGGTCTGGGCAAATGCATGTTCCAGAGTCGTCCACGCATCCAAGGAGGAGGCAGCAAAGAGGCAAAGGCCAGCGACCCCGTCTCCTAGGGAGCCCTGGATGGCGGAGAGGATCGCTTGGTCTTGCTGCACCCACACACGGTGCGCCGGGTTGATGGCCGGGCCGTGGGCAGTGGGGATAACCTGCGGCGGACACGGCAGGGAACCATCGACATAGCCAAGGAGGGAGCGGCTGCGGAGTAGCGGTAGAACCTTGGCACGCCAAA contains:
- the LOC109775245 gene encoding cytochrome c oxidase subunit 6b-3: MAEIEIKTAPADFRFPTTNQTRHCFTRYVEFHRCVSAKGDEAAECEKFAKYYRSLCPAEWVEKWNEQRENGTFAGPL